From a region of the Leptospira montravelensis genome:
- a CDS encoding MarR family winged helix-turn-helix transcriptional regulator, whose amino-acid sequence MKIYRPLLESVGLTYPQYLVMLVLWEEGESSVSGLGDRLQLDSGTLTPLLKRLEQNELILRNRNPNDERVVIVTLTKMGKQLKEKVKGIPEQIFCLSGISESQANQLKEILDKFGINLDQM is encoded by the coding sequence ATGAAAATCTACCGGCCTTTACTTGAGTCGGTAGGACTAACTTACCCACAATATCTGGTTATGTTAGTTCTATGGGAGGAAGGGGAAAGTTCTGTAAGTGGATTAGGAGATCGTTTGCAACTAGATTCCGGAACTTTAACCCCACTACTCAAACGGTTGGAACAAAACGAATTGATCCTACGCAATAGAAATCCCAACGATGAACGTGTTGTGATTGTTACTTTAACCAAGATGGGAAAACAATTAAAAGAAAAGGTCAAAGGAATCCCGGAACAAATTTTTTGTTTATCTGGAATTAGTGAAAGCCAAGCAAACCAATTAAAGGAAATTCTCGATAAGTTTGGTATAAATTTAGACCAAATGTAG
- a CDS encoding glutathione peroxidase, which translates to MSDEFYKIKVKRGSEEVPLEQFKDKVLLIVNTASECGFTPQYKGLQETYDRWKGKGLEILAFPCNQFGQQEPGTDAEIKLFCERTFSTTFPIFSKLEVNGPNTDPLYQHLKKQAPGIFGSLDIKWNFTKFLIDKNGNVVKRYAPITKPEDIEKDIEKLVKA; encoded by the coding sequence ATGTCAGATGAATTTTATAAAATCAAAGTAAAACGTGGATCCGAGGAAGTTCCTTTGGAGCAATTTAAAGACAAAGTACTTTTGATCGTAAATACTGCGAGCGAATGCGGATTCACTCCTCAATACAAAGGCCTTCAGGAAACTTATGATCGATGGAAGGGAAAGGGTTTGGAAATTTTAGCGTTTCCGTGCAACCAGTTCGGACAACAAGAACCTGGAACGGACGCAGAAATCAAATTATTTTGTGAGAGAACATTCTCTACTACTTTTCCTATCTTTTCAAAATTAGAAGTAAATGGACCAAATACAGATCCACTTTACCAACACCTTAAAAAACAAGCACCTGGAATCTTCGGTTCTTTGGATATCAAATGGAATTTTACAAAATTCTTAATTGATAAAAACGGAAACGTTGTGAAACGATATGCTCCGATTACAAAACCAGAAGATATCGAAAAGGACATCGAAAAACTTGTCAAAGCTTAA
- a CDS encoding ammonium transporter — MKIQLVLRPLLVCILFLVPGFLAAEGELPPPSTIDKSDTSWMLVSSAFVFFMIPGLALFYGGIVRSKNVLSTMMHSFVSIIVMTLQWTIVGYSFAFSGDNPYIGNFDLAFLNGINVDSVKGTIPTYVHFLFQGMFALITPALISGAIAERIKLSAYVIFILVWSTLVYDPVAHWVWSDSGWLFQMNALDFAGGTVVHLISGIAGLAAAIVIGKRKGDAGLLTHPNNMTYTLLGSGLLWFGWFGFNAGSGLAVNGLAARAFLVTLIAPAAAGASWLLIEWLHTKKATALGAASGIVAGLVVITPASGYVGVQGAILMGFVVSPICYMAILLKGKLNYDDTLDAFGIHGVGGAFGAILTGLFALELAEGMTLGNQMNAQVISVVATGIYSFVISYILALVIEKTIGFRIEEDKEITGLDQEIHGEKGYDIR; from the coding sequence ATGAAAATACAATTGGTCTTACGGCCTTTGTTGGTATGTATACTTTTCTTAGTGCCAGGATTCTTGGCGGCAGAAGGAGAATTACCTCCCCCCTCTACCATCGATAAATCCGACACCTCATGGATGTTAGTCTCTTCTGCATTTGTGTTTTTTATGATCCCAGGTCTTGCTTTGTTTTACGGTGGTATCGTCCGATCCAAAAATGTTCTCTCCACGATGATGCATAGTTTTGTGTCCATCATCGTAATGACATTACAATGGACGATTGTAGGATATAGTTTTGCCTTTTCAGGAGACAACCCCTACATAGGTAATTTTGATTTAGCTTTTTTAAACGGGATCAATGTTGATTCAGTAAAAGGAACTATTCCAACCTATGTGCACTTTTTATTCCAAGGTATGTTTGCCCTCATTACACCAGCGCTAATATCAGGAGCAATTGCCGAAAGAATCAAACTTTCTGCTTATGTAATTTTTATTCTCGTATGGTCAACGTTAGTTTATGATCCAGTCGCACATTGGGTTTGGTCCGATTCGGGTTGGTTGTTCCAAATGAATGCACTTGATTTTGCCGGTGGAACGGTTGTCCATTTAATCTCAGGGATTGCTGGACTTGCCGCAGCGATTGTCATCGGAAAACGAAAAGGCGACGCCGGTCTATTAACACATCCCAACAATATGACTTATACTTTACTTGGCTCAGGTTTATTGTGGTTCGGTTGGTTTGGTTTCAATGCTGGTTCGGGTCTTGCAGTAAATGGACTTGCTGCAAGAGCATTTTTAGTGACTCTGATTGCACCAGCTGCAGCAGGAGCCAGTTGGTTACTGATTGAATGGTTACATACAAAAAAAGCAACAGCACTAGGAGCTGCATCAGGAATTGTGGCTGGTCTTGTAGTGATTACACCTGCATCCGGTTATGTGGGAGTACAAGGAGCGATACTTATGGGGTTTGTTGTATCTCCAATTTGTTATATGGCTATTCTACTCAAAGGTAAACTAAATTACGATGATACTCTTGATGCTTTTGGTATCCACGGAGTAGGTGGTGCATTCGGTGCCATTCTAACAGGTCTTTTTGCATTAGAGTTAGCAGAGGGAATGACATTAGGAAACCAGATGAATGCCCAAGTAATCAGTGTAGTTGCAACAGGGATTTATTCCTTTGTTATTTCGTATATACTAGCATTAGTAATCGAAAAAACCATTGGCTTTAGAATCGAAGAAGATAAAGAAATCACCGGACTCGACCAAGAAATTCACGGTGAAAAAGGATATGATATTAGGTAA
- a CDS encoding P-II family nitrogen regulator, which produces MKLVVAIIQPHKLEEVKNELTKNEIYRLTVSDVQGYGQQKGKTEVFRGHEYQVNLLRKVRLEIAVNDEFVKPTVDAILKAAKTGPEGKIGDGKIFVMPLEEVIRIRSGERGNKAI; this is translated from the coding sequence ATGAAATTAGTCGTCGCAATCATCCAACCACATAAGTTAGAAGAAGTTAAAAACGAACTTACAAAAAACGAAATCTATCGTTTAACAGTGAGTGATGTCCAAGGTTATGGACAACAAAAAGGGAAAACAGAAGTATTCCGTGGACATGAATACCAAGTGAACCTTCTTAGAAAGGTAAGATTAGAAATTGCTGTGAATGATGAGTTTGTCAAACCCACTGTCGATGCTATTCTAAAAGCAGCAAAAACAGGACCAGAAGGCAAAATTGGAGATGGAAAAATCTTTGTTATGCCTCTGGAAGAAGTGATTCGCATTCGTAGTGGGGAACGAGGAAACAAAGCCATCTAA
- a CDS encoding thiamine pyrophosphate-binding protein → MSEQITVSQYIIRFLESKGITWIPGVPGGTILPLYESLAVSNIEHVLARHEQGAGFIAQGRSRSTGEVSAVFVSSGPGVANLITAVADAQRDSVPLLVFSGQVPLALMGSDAFQELPTTKIVSSIVKNVYLIQEPNQIIETLEEAYRLCGEGKIGPVWIDLPKDIQTQKITLPNRNNGSDPLIKAGTYNEHIPKGNDISLQWMELFLQEFKSILEDSKFPLLYIGGGAKKEYLRLREFVSRFNIPVVTTLMGLGIFEKDDPMNLGMMGMHGTVAANEALGVCDLLIAIGVRFDDRATGAIQKFCIQAKVIHIDIDAREIGKNKPVTLSLQKDISEILPFLLEEEFLIENKDSLLQIETWKQIPEEHPMKSILLDFASVLPMGEHFVLTDVGQHQMWVAQYFPLCQPFSWITSGGQGTMGFGLPTAIGVALSHRDSHVYCFTGDGSIMMNLQELSTLREQNLNVKIILINNEHLGLVKQQQDLFYGSLYSGSKFYFHPDFSVLCQSFEIGYFEWDWRFGVEDLGKVLEIEGPAIIELKVPSSWGVYPFVPGGKSNQEYILGQVTT, encoded by the coding sequence ATGTCGGAACAAATCACCGTTAGTCAATATATCATTCGTTTTTTAGAATCAAAAGGCATTACATGGATTCCAGGTGTCCCTGGTGGAACCATACTACCGTTATATGAAAGTTTGGCGGTGTCAAATATCGAACATGTGTTAGCCAGGCATGAACAAGGTGCCGGTTTTATCGCGCAAGGCAGGTCCAGGAGTACAGGTGAGGTAAGTGCCGTGTTTGTTTCCTCTGGACCTGGCGTTGCTAATCTGATCACTGCAGTAGCTGATGCACAAAGGGATTCAGTTCCCCTGTTAGTTTTTTCAGGGCAAGTGCCATTGGCCTTAATGGGATCTGATGCGTTTCAAGAATTGCCAACTACAAAAATCGTATCATCAATTGTTAAAAATGTTTATTTGATCCAGGAGCCAAACCAAATTATTGAAACATTGGAGGAGGCTTATAGGTTATGTGGTGAAGGAAAGATAGGTCCTGTTTGGATTGATTTACCTAAAGACATCCAGACACAAAAGATTACATTACCAAATAGGAATAATGGTTCTGATCCATTGATCAAAGCAGGCACCTACAATGAACATATTCCAAAGGGAAATGATATATCCTTACAATGGATGGAATTATTTTTACAAGAATTCAAATCCATACTTGAGGATTCTAAGTTTCCCTTGTTGTATATTGGTGGAGGAGCAAAAAAAGAATACTTACGTTTAAGAGAATTTGTTTCTCGTTTTAATATCCCTGTAGTTACCACTCTTATGGGACTTGGGATTTTCGAAAAAGATGACCCTATGAATTTAGGAATGATGGGTATGCATGGAACAGTAGCTGCCAATGAAGCACTAGGTGTTTGTGATTTGCTAATCGCAATAGGCGTTCGTTTTGATGATCGGGCAACAGGTGCCATTCAGAAGTTTTGTATCCAAGCGAAAGTCATACATATTGATATCGATGCCCGTGAAATTGGAAAAAATAAACCAGTAACCTTGAGTTTACAGAAAGATATTTCGGAAATTCTTCCCTTTCTTTTAGAAGAAGAGTTTTTAATTGAAAACAAGGATTCTTTGTTACAGATCGAAACTTGGAAACAAATTCCGGAGGAACATCCAATGAAGTCCATCCTTCTAGATTTTGCTTCGGTTTTACCAATGGGTGAACATTTTGTACTAACTGATGTGGGCCAACACCAGATGTGGGTAGCTCAATATTTTCCATTGTGTCAGCCTTTTTCTTGGATCACATCTGGTGGACAAGGAACTATGGGGTTTGGTCTTCCCACTGCCATCGGTGTTGCATTAAGCCATCGGGATTCTCATGTGTATTGTTTTACTGGTGATGGATCTATTATGATGAACTTACAAGAGCTATCTACACTTAGAGAACAGAACCTAAATGTAAAGATCATACTAATCAACAATGAACATTTGGGGTTAGTGAAACAACAACAAGACTTGTTTTACGGAAGTTTGTATTCTGGTTCTAAATTCTATTTCCATCCTGATTTTTCAGTGTTATGTCAATCATTCGAAATTGGTTATTTTGAGTGGGACTGGAGGTTTGGGGTTGAAGATTTAGGAAAAGTTTTAGAAATCGAAGGACCAGCCATCATTGAATTGAAAGTTCCGTCTAGTTGGGGAGTGTATCCATTTGTACCTGGTGGAAAATCCAATCAGGAATACATCTTAGGCCAAGTAACAACCTAA
- a CDS encoding AtpZ/AtpI family protein produces the protein MENESEKPSAKKPEKSPMAMAGAGFEFVSSIALFVVGGYYLDDYLKTEPLWLLIGFFLGFLYAFYSLIKRAKENE, from the coding sequence ATGGAAAACGAATCCGAAAAACCATCAGCCAAAAAACCTGAGAAGTCACCTATGGCAATGGCTGGTGCAGGTTTTGAATTTGTATCCTCCATAGCACTTTTTGTGGTGGGAGGATACTATCTTGACGACTATTTGAAAACGGAGCCCCTTTGGCTCCTTATTGGTTTTTTCTTAGGTTTTCTTTATGCATTTTATTCTCTCATCAAACGAGCCAAGGAAAACGAATAA
- the lepB gene encoding signal peptidase I, with the protein MGIFSSIFQSKPKQDSKEPPKEGAAASGISFGIIVVLVFAFKSSILDANNIPSGSMIPTLKIGDFLFVNKMRYSFRMPFTEKELFRIDDPKRGDIVTFIPPATALAQEESRTGIFAKRFVKRVVGLPGDTIRITRKYIDTKDRGRVHFALVEYKEKGSDEFQSYQPKEVPIGKELSDLDNLEATQRALFKEVKPGFEHYILEGFEDDRRAHIFEFCDFLHGCQIPEGQYMVMGDNRDDSHDSRAWGFVKREDILGKALIIYFSIDWKDSTCEYKDGQELAEKGPEIAERYEGDALDRRCHYSEIFSSHNARYRDDESRFGWIERTLRYRLWRLSVRWNRIGRILE; encoded by the coding sequence ATGGGAATATTCTCGTCCATCTTCCAATCCAAACCAAAACAAGATTCCAAAGAACCACCAAAAGAAGGAGCCGCAGCTTCTGGAATTTCTTTCGGAATCATTGTCGTTCTTGTTTTTGCTTTCAAATCATCTATATTAGATGCTAATAATATTCCTTCAGGTTCGATGATACCCACACTCAAAATTGGGGATTTTTTGTTTGTGAATAAAATGCGATATTCTTTTCGAATGCCTTTTACCGAAAAGGAACTCTTTCGCATTGATGATCCCAAACGTGGTGACATTGTTACCTTTATTCCACCGGCAACCGCACTTGCCCAAGAAGAATCGAGGACTGGGATTTTTGCCAAACGATTTGTGAAACGTGTTGTAGGTCTTCCGGGTGATACAATCCGAATCACTCGTAAATACATTGATACTAAAGATAGAGGCAGAGTACACTTTGCACTGGTTGAGTATAAGGAAAAAGGCTCCGACGAGTTCCAATCTTACCAACCAAAAGAAGTTCCGATTGGAAAAGAACTTTCAGATTTGGATAATTTAGAAGCGACTCAAAGAGCTCTCTTTAAGGAAGTCAAACCAGGATTTGAACATTATATTTTAGAAGGATTTGAAGATGATCGTCGTGCACATATCTTCGAATTCTGCGATTTTTTACACGGATGTCAAATCCCGGAAGGCCAGTATATGGTGATGGGAGACAATAGAGATGATTCACATGATTCTCGCGCCTGGGGATTTGTAAAACGTGAAGATATTTTAGGTAAGGCACTTATCATTTATTTTTCTATCGATTGGAAGGACTCCACCTGTGAATATAAAGATGGTCAGGAACTCGCTGAGAAAGGGCCTGAAATTGCGGAACGATATGAAGGAGATGCATTGGATAGACGTTGTCACTATTCTGAAATTTTTTCTTCACATAATGCTCGCTATCGTGATGATGAGTCTCGATTTGGTTGGATTGAAAGGACTTTAAGATACCGTTTATGGAGATTAAGTGTTAGGTGGAACCGAATTGGTCGTATCCTAGAGTAA
- a CDS encoding aldolase, translating to METSIHVLRKTLLEMKENYSFVCIKTGTETEDMGEEEISLLKTITAGILPLYVKIGGPEARNDIRICQRIGVSGISAPMVESEYALKNFIQTMKNLLSPLEYESYNKSINMETITGYRNLMDIFDSVPFQSLEQVTAARSDLSASMDKKPDDKEVTRVSKKIISEAKSRGKKTSVGGTITKTNFELIANEIEPDFINSRHVMVDTKKAISIGATDVAECMLLFEMDLFEFFSKTFPEKGYYYRNRVEINRERIGERKVLYFIR from the coding sequence ATGGAAACATCAATCCACGTTTTACGAAAAACCTTACTGGAGATGAAGGAAAACTACTCTTTTGTCTGCATCAAAACAGGTACGGAAACCGAGGACATGGGAGAAGAAGAAATCTCCCTTTTAAAAACGATCACTGCCGGAATTTTGCCACTCTATGTGAAAATCGGCGGCCCAGAAGCAAGAAATGATATCCGAATTTGCCAAAGGATCGGTGTTTCTGGTATTTCTGCACCGATGGTAGAGTCCGAATATGCTCTAAAAAACTTCATTCAAACCATGAAGAATCTCCTATCACCTTTGGAATACGAATCTTATAACAAATCAATCAACATGGAAACCATCACTGGATACAGAAACTTGATGGATATCTTCGATTCCGTTCCTTTTCAAAGTTTAGAGCAAGTAACAGCTGCTAGATCAGACCTTAGTGCTTCTATGGATAAAAAACCTGATGACAAAGAAGTCACAAGAGTTTCCAAAAAAATAATATCGGAAGCAAAAAGCAGAGGGAAAAAAACTTCTGTTGGTGGAACCATCACTAAAACCAATTTTGAACTCATTGCCAATGAAATTGAACCCGACTTTATCAACTCACGCCATGTAATGGTGGATACAAAAAAGGCAATTTCAATTGGTGCGACAGATGTGGCCGAATGTATGTTATTGTTTGAAATGGATTTATTTGAATTTTTCTCTAAAACATTTCCAGAAAAAGGTTATTATTACCGTAACCGAGTGGAAATCAACAGAGAACGGATTGGCGAAAGAAAGGTATTGTACTTTATTCGTTAA
- a CDS encoding DUF2079 domain-containing protein — protein sequence MVYLFFLFSLVSSFLFISPKNFHAPFQKGVFLFLISLTIISFWKEKKFKSKQNSISTNFDFLSDKQITVLPYLLFISSLFFLITSSYHVFHLSKSLADVFLFQDADYIGISDILLSISRGEGFTSSYYSESGEGSYLHHHFAPGMAVLSPFVYLIPNRWGLAAGIFFVYQLGTILWLLWAYQITTKNSKESVNKFLVFWVLVTNQLYLYRIGSSFHFEVLVLVFGIFFFYIWEKGKKIQNAQSLQSWFYYSILSIATILYLTVKEDIGIYLLLFFIPTVLNLLYNLSKKIKNSPKANPFFIFLSQEKSTNLSLTIVLSITFIWLCFIFFFYPKFGDKSESISWTQTLTQEYHPVFKQVNGFQKSLQFFLELTISGGLGIFQMLSEVMGIGLIYTTHLFSSRPWHHEVYTYYCYSLIPFILYSGILWIQSEKKTSPTFIFFMLACLFWKNSLDQNYPLNTKIESPWKNPTIQREIQSDLKEVNLILLSKNKEPIPWKPDEKQIPEILKYLNLPSDLKENSNRIFVFSQYNLSFYLADKTTTYPLEQIKHSSSICKKANVCYMVMAPEFTDEILWPKSRILEYKKELENQKGVFVWKGNQIEVWKLKQTN from the coding sequence GTGGTTTATTTATTTTTTTTATTCAGTTTAGTTTCTTCTTTTCTCTTTATTTCTCCTAAAAACTTTCATGCCCCCTTTCAAAAGGGGGTATTTCTTTTTTTAATTTCCCTGACCATCATTAGTTTTTGGAAAGAAAAAAAATTCAAATCAAAACAAAATTCCATATCGACTAACTTTGATTTTTTATCCGACAAACAAATCACCGTTCTCCCCTATTTACTTTTTATTAGCTCTCTTTTCTTTTTAATCACAAGTTCTTATCATGTTTTCCATTTATCAAAATCATTGGCCGATGTTTTTTTATTCCAAGACGCGGATTATATTGGCATTTCGGATATCCTCCTCTCAATTTCACGTGGAGAGGGATTTACCAGTAGCTACTATTCCGAATCAGGCGAAGGAAGTTACCTCCATCACCACTTTGCCCCAGGAATGGCAGTTCTATCTCCCTTTGTTTATTTAATTCCAAATAGATGGGGGCTTGCTGCAGGAATTTTTTTTGTATATCAATTGGGAACTATACTTTGGTTGCTTTGGGCATATCAAATCACAACCAAAAACTCAAAAGAATCTGTAAATAAATTCTTAGTATTCTGGGTCCTTGTTACAAACCAATTGTATCTCTATCGCATTGGATCCAGTTTTCATTTCGAAGTTCTGGTTTTAGTTTTCGGAATTTTCTTTTTTTATATTTGGGAAAAAGGTAAGAAGATACAAAATGCCCAGTCTTTGCAGAGCTGGTTTTACTATAGTATTTTGTCTATCGCTACAATTCTTTACCTTACTGTCAAAGAAGATATTGGGATTTACTTACTTCTATTTTTTATTCCTACAGTTTTAAATCTTTTATATAATCTTTCGAAAAAAATTAAGAATTCTCCAAAGGCTAATCCATTTTTTATTTTTTTATCTCAAGAAAAATCTACCAATCTATCACTAACAATCGTCCTTAGCATTACATTCATTTGGTTGTGTTTCATTTTTTTCTTTTATCCAAAGTTTGGTGACAAATCAGAATCCATCTCCTGGACCCAAACACTCACCCAAGAATACCATCCCGTATTCAAACAAGTAAACGGTTTTCAAAAATCACTTCAATTTTTTTTGGAGTTAACCATCAGCGGGGGACTCGGCATCTTTCAGATGTTATCTGAAGTTATGGGAATCGGACTAATATACACGACTCATCTTTTTTCATCAAGACCCTGGCACCATGAAGTATATACGTATTACTGTTATTCGCTTATACCTTTTATCCTCTATAGCGGAATTTTATGGATTCAATCCGAAAAAAAAACCAGTCCTACTTTTATTTTCTTTATGTTGGCTTGTCTGTTTTGGAAGAACTCACTCGATCAAAATTATCCACTAAATACTAAAATCGAAAGCCCTTGGAAAAATCCAACGATCCAAAGGGAAATCCAATCAGATCTGAAAGAAGTCAATTTGATTCTACTCTCCAAAAATAAGGAACCTATTCCTTGGAAGCCAGATGAGAAACAAATCCCTGAAATTCTAAAGTATTTAAATTTGCCTTCGGATCTGAAAGAAAACTCAAACCGAATATTTGTCTTCTCACAGTATAACCTTTCTTTCTACCTCGCAGACAAAACGACAACCTATCCGTTAGAACAAATCAAACACTCCTCATCTATATGCAAAAAAGCAAATGTTTGTTATATGGTCATGGCTCCTGAATTTACAGATGAAATTCTCTGGCCGAAATCGAGAATATTGGAGTATAAAAAAGAATTAGAAAACCAAAAGGGTGTTTTTGTATGGAAAGGGAACCAAATAGAAGTTTGGAAATTAAAACAAACAAACTAA
- a CDS encoding ribbon-helix-helix protein, CopG family: protein MISLRLPPELERKLDSFAKSEGKSRTQIVKDSILEYIQNRGNSKTPFELGADLFGKHDSGNADLAQNRKVYLQKTIGMKNEKRSSR from the coding sequence ATGATCAGTTTGCGTTTACCCCCAGAATTAGAAAGAAAACTAGATTCATTTGCAAAATCTGAAGGTAAAAGTCGCACTCAAATAGTAAAAGATTCGATTCTGGAATATATCCAAAACCGAGGTAATAGCAAAACTCCCTTTGAATTAGGGGCAGATTTATTTGGAAAACATGATTCAGGGAATGCAGATTTAGCTCAAAATAGAAAAGTTTACCTTCAGAAAACTATTGGAATGAAGAATGAAAAACGTAGCTCTCGTTGA
- a CDS encoding type II toxin-antitoxin system VapC family toxin → MKNVALVDSGPIIALFNSKDKFHKPTLKFLKSFNGELVSSWPVITEVVYLLSFSVEAQSDFLEWIERGSIKIFDLNIEDHKYIKNRMKKYSDLPMDLADASLMCISEKMGIERIVSIDSDFSIYKNLKGKYLQNLFKV, encoded by the coding sequence ATGAAAAACGTAGCTCTCGTTGATTCAGGTCCAATCATTGCATTATTCAATTCGAAAGATAAATTTCATAAACCAACTTTAAAATTTCTTAAATCATTTAACGGTGAATTAGTTTCTTCATGGCCAGTCATTACTGAAGTTGTTTACCTATTATCATTCTCAGTTGAGGCACAATCAGACTTTCTTGAATGGATTGAAAGAGGAAGTATCAAAATATTTGATTTAAACATAGAGGATCATAAATACATCAAAAATCGAATGAAAAAGTATTCTGATTTACCTATGGATTTAGCTGATGCTTCCTTGATGTGCATTTCTGAAAAAATGGGTATCGAACGAATTGTTAGCATTGATTCAGACTTTTCGATTTACAAAAACTTAAAAGGAAAATATTTACAAAACCTTTTCAAAGTTTAA
- a CDS encoding MBL fold metallo-hydrolase yields MKVTIPKRIPEMEDIGDGVFKIILPQPFYAPNNIYLYQGDDGLTLIDSGYIESIPMLQASLKTNGFSFKDIRHIIYTHNHLDHISSSLVLKSYAKNVTYYGYRAMADGVGNYLESMKLFEEATEDLFQKAFGDKEELNRILEESRHGWRQFYSKFSETKKGDPVLRIDVKIDHNDSLELGGRLFRFLHTPGHNLYHITPVDPSTGIYFSGDLIIANLTAIYSEMDGNLSDYYFTLSKLLEEPIKRMLPAHGSEIEDPKKTITLVKKTLSILEKGVLRRLKEGESDLKVLMEAAIGKKVHNGGHLPTALGLVYSIIQKLVLEGQIRIEKREHGYEVFHFVG; encoded by the coding sequence ATGAAAGTTACCATCCCCAAACGAATTCCTGAGATGGAAGACATCGGGGATGGTGTCTTTAAAATCATTCTCCCCCAACCATTTTACGCACCAAACAATATTTATTTATACCAAGGTGATGATGGTTTAACCCTCATTGATTCTGGTTATATTGAATCCATCCCGATGTTACAAGCATCCTTAAAAACTAATGGATTTTCGTTTAAAGACATTCGTCATATTATTTATACTCATAACCATCTTGATCATATCTCCTCTTCTTTAGTTCTGAAGTCTTATGCAAAGAATGTAACCTATTATGGATACCGTGCTATGGCCGACGGGGTGGGAAATTATTTAGAATCGATGAAACTTTTTGAAGAAGCCACAGAAGACTTGTTTCAAAAAGCATTTGGTGATAAAGAAGAACTGAATCGAATTTTAGAAGAATCTCGCCACGGTTGGCGACAGTTTTATAGTAAATTTAGTGAAACCAAAAAAGGAGATCCTGTTTTACGAATTGATGTCAAAATTGATCATAACGACAGCTTAGAGTTAGGTGGGAGGTTGTTTCGATTTTTACACACACCGGGTCATAATTTGTATCATATCACACCTGTAGATCCTTCGACAGGCATTTATTTTTCTGGGGATTTGATCATTGCCAATCTCACCGCCATCTATTCTGAAATGGATGGGAATTTAAGTGATTATTATTTTACACTTTCCAAACTTTTGGAAGAGCCCATTAAACGAATGTTACCTGCACATGGTAGCGAAATTGAAGATCCTAAAAAAACAATCACGCTTGTGAAAAAAACATTGAGTATCCTTGAAAAAGGAGTGTTACGCCGGCTCAAAGAAGGGGAATCCGACTTAAAAGTGCTAATGGAGGCGGCCATTGGAAAAAAAGTTCATAATGGCGGTCACTTACCTACGGCACTGGGACTTGTGTATAGCATCATCCAGAAATTGGTTTTAGAAGGCCAGATTCGCATCGAAAAACGTGAGCATGGATATGAAGTTTTTCATTTTGTAGGTTAA